A region from the Medicago truncatula cultivar Jemalong A17 chromosome 6, MtrunA17r5.0-ANR, whole genome shotgun sequence genome encodes:
- the LOC112422745 gene encoding uncharacterized protein, translated as MWLWNLETSNAFLVCSTYNFLTAQTIVDTDPVDVELLWHKDVPLNVVIFAWRMFRNRLPTKDNLNRRGVLNNNSCLCASRCGSLETASHLFLHCFIFGSVWHFIIRWVGISSVLPYYATDHFPQFSFGGGGSKVRQSILQVIWFAIVWEIWKERNSRTFNGKECSIMRLVDKIKLLSFSWLKAKFVHFRFNYHGWWLSPLAMIGSYTTPNVDVTVQRVPPRLQHDLDLWQHIKEYDKKAAADPLLTAVLTKKQKQMMRPELLDGKPPYSTRSRVPSPTPQ; from the coding sequence ATGTGGCTTTGGAATTTGGAAACATCTAATGCTTTTTTAGTTTGTAGCACTTATAATTTTCTAACTGCTCAGACTATTGTTGACACTGATCCGGTGGATGTTGAGTTGCTTTGGCATAAGGATGTCCCTTTGAATGTTGTGATTTTCGCTTGGCGGATGTTTCGTAATAGGTTGCCAACAAAGGATAACCTGAATCGGCGTGgtgttttaaataataattcttGTCTGTGTGCTAGTAGGTGTGGCTCTCTGGAGACTGCctctcatttatttttacattgctTCATTTTTGGTTCTGTTTGGCACTTTATTATTCGATGGGTTGGTATCTCTTCGGTCCTCCCGTATTATGCAACGGATCATTTCCCTCAGTTCAGTTTTGGCGGTGGTGGCTCTAAGGTGCGACAATCTATCTTGCAGGTTATTTGGTTTGCTATTGTGTGGgaaatatggaaagaaagaaatagcaGGACTTTCAACGGTAAAGAATGCTCGATAATGCGATTAGTGGATAAAATTAAGTTACTTTCCTTCTCGTGGTTGAAAGCAAAATTTGTTCATTTTCGCTTCAATTATCATGGCTGGTGGCTTAGTCCTCTCGCAATGATAGGTAGCTACACCACACCCAATGTTGATGTCACTGTACAACGTGTTCCTCCAAGGCTTCAACATGACTTGGACCTTTGGCAACATATCAAAGAGTATGATAAAAAAGCGGCAGCAGATCCTCTATTGACTGCAGTTTTGACAAAGAAGCAAAAACAAATGATGCGACCAGAACTTCTTGATGGGAAGCCGCCGTATAGCACCCGTTCTAGGGTACCCTCTCCAACTCCTCAGTGA
- the LOC25495871 gene encoding tyrosine-specific transport protein 2 — MQQQHLHHLHKNLTYPKPNILVHKKIHFQTKKFITHNTTTLTTKPSNFLHIKNRVIAPENDTNINVAENDTNVNIDVNVENENFIKKNQCPEKKSFWGAVSLIIGAAVGPGMLGLPSLTIKSGPLPSTIIILISWLYVISSIILVAELCFDAMENDNVDEVSFTNLATRTLGQKFGSFVALVYTSLCFSLLVACVAGIGSILAPIFPKFSSLVLHSLFPFVVGTLIVFFPFNTIDFANRVLCFFMLVSITGLVGIGIVVARANIISSFASISWKFSSILPIIPVAVLTLGFHVITPFICKIAGNTIDEARKAILIGGVVPLVMVLSWNLIVLGLVGANKGPDFVGDPITLLLSVNPSALSAVQGFAFSAMATSLIGYAVSLPKQILDTLELVSGKGDDNEYGKGRVGSVFYGGNGGDGVGYSGKVGFGSSTDLSEIRLNEERFDGIKLVVTLLVLCFSVLIASYFRSTFSRALDFAGVYANCFLFGIIPPVMTCIHQQSKKGKIRPSFIPGGNVTLLLLFTVSVILGIWH, encoded by the exons atgcaacaacaacatcttcatcatctccACAAAAACCTCACATATCCAAAACCAAACATCCTAGTccataaaaaaatccattttcaaacCAAAAAATTCATCACTCACAACACTACTACTCTCACAACCAAACCCTCAAATTTTCTTCATATCAAAAATAGGGTTATTGCACCTGAAAATGACACCAATATTAATGTTGCTGAAAATGACACCAATGTTAATATTGATGttaatgttgaaaatgaaaactttATCAAGAAGAATCAATGTCCTGAGAAAAAGAGTTTCTGGGGTGCAGTTAGTTTGATAATTGGTGCAGCAGTTGGTCCTGGAATGTTAGGTTTACCATCATTGACAATAAAATCAGGACCATTACCATCAACAATCATAATCTTGATTTCATGGCTTTATGTAATCTCATCAATAATTCTTGTAGCTGAGCTTTGTTTTGATGCAATGGAAAATGATAATGTTGATGAGGTTAGTTTCACAAACCTTGCAACAAGAACATTAGGTCAAAAATTTGGTTCATTTGTTGCATTGGTTTATACAAGTTTATGTTTTTCATTGCTTGTTGCATGTGTTGCTGGTATTGGATCAATTTTAGCACCAATTTTTCCAAAATTCAGTAGTTTGGTTCTTCATTCATTGTTTCCATTTGTTGTTGGAACATTGATTGTGTTTTTCCCTTTCAACACTATTGATTTTGCAAAtagggttttgtgttttttcatGCTTGTTTCGATAACCGGATTGGTTGGAATTGGAATTGTTGTTGCTAGAGCTAATATAATAAGCTCTTTTGCTTCAATTTCATGGAAATTTTCGTCGATTTTGCCGATTATACCGGTTGCTGTGTTAACATTAGGGTTTCATGTGATTACTCCTTTTATATGTAAAATTGCTGGTAATACTATTGATGAAGCAAGAAAAGCAATACTGATCGGCGGTGTTGTTCCTTTGGTAATGGTTCTGTCATGGAATTTGATAGTGTTGGGACTTGTTGGAGCTAATAAAGGTCCAGACTTTGTTGGTGATCCTATTACCCTTTTGCTTTCTGTGAATCCTTCTGCTTTATCTGCTGTTCAAGGATTTGCTTTTTCGGCTATGGCGACCAGTTTGATCGGTTATGCTGTGAGTTTGCCTAAACAGATTCTTGATACTTTGGAATTGGTATCTGGAAAAGGTGATGATAATGAGTATGGAAAGGGAAGAGTTGGATCAGTTTTCTATGGTGGCAACGGCGGTGATGGTGTTGGTTATTCTGGGAAGGTTGGATTTGGAAGTTCAACAGATTTGAGTGAAATCAGATTGAATGAGGAAAGATTTGATGGAATTAAATTGGTTGTAACATTGTTAGTACTTTGTTTTTCGGTGTTGATAGCTTCGTATTTTAGATCTACTTTTTCGAGAGCTCTTGATTTTGCTGGTGTTTATGCAAATTGCTTTCTGTTTGGGATTATTCCTCCTGTCATGACTTGTATTCATCAACAATCCAAGAAGGGGAAAATCAG GCCATCTTTCATTCCAGGGGGAAATGTGACACTTCTGCTGCTTTTCACTGTCTCAGTCATTTTGGGAATTTGGCATTAG